The following proteins are co-located in the Triticum aestivum cultivar Chinese Spring chromosome 1A, IWGSC CS RefSeq v2.1, whole genome shotgun sequence genome:
- the LOC123069311 gene encoding proteasome subunit beta type-6, with product MDAASLMGPSSADAPTDGEHRMGTTIVGVCYDGGVVLAADSRTSTGMYVANRASDKISQLTDNVYVCRSGSAADTQIISDYVRYFLHQHTIQLGQPATVKVASNLVRLLAYQNKSMLQAGMIVGGWDKYEGGQIYSVPLGGTILRQPFAIGGSGSSYLYGLMDHEWKEGMTQEEAEKFVVKVVSLAIARDGASGGVVRTVTINEAGVKRSFHPGDKLPLWHEEMEPQNSLLDILAAGSSDAMVQ from the exons ATGGACGCCGCCTCGCTCATGGGCCCCTCCTCCGCCGACGCGCCCACCGACGGGGAGCACCGGATGGGCACCACCATCGTGGGCGTCTGCTACGACGGCGGCGTCGTGCTCGCCGCCGACTCCAGGACCAGCACCG GAATGTATGTCGCAAACCGTGCTTCGGACAAGATTAGTCAGCTGACTGATAATGTCTACGTCTGCCGCTCTGGATCT GCTGCTGACACACAAATTATTTCGGATTATGTACGTTATTTTCTCCACCAGCACAC AATCCAGCTTGGGCAACCAGCTACCGTGAAAGTTGCATCCAACTTAGTTAGGTTATTGGCCTATCAGAACAAG AGCATGTTGCAAGCTGGAATGATAGTTGGTGGATGGGATAAATACGAGGGAGGCCAAATTTACTCGGTTCCTCTTGGTGGAACGATTCTGAGGCAACCATTCGCAATTGGAG GATCTGGTTCCAGTTACCTGTATGGATTGATGGATCATGAATGGAAAGAGGGTATGACCCAGGAAGAAGCTGAG AAGTTTGTGGTGAAGGTGGTTTCCCTTGCTATTGCTCGTGATGGTGCTAGTGGAGGGGTTGTTCGCACTGTTACT ATTAACGAGGCGGGTGTTAAGAGGAGCTTCCACCCTGGTGACAAACTGCCACTCTGGCATGAAGAGATGGAGCCCCAAAACTCTCTCCTCGACATTCTCGCAGCTGGGAGCTCTGATGCGATGGTCCAGTGA